Proteins encoded together in one Salarchaeum sp. JOR-1 window:
- a CDS encoding NUDIX hydrolase has translation MSDDDLAWTTRERAVAYSCPGFDVVREDVTLPDGTQTDFDYLSEPPAVVVLPFTDDGEVVVIEEWRQAVDRVNRGLPAGGTEPEDAADLAAAARRELREETGYEADSLEPLTTVEPANGYADSVHHHFVARGCTPTGEQDLDHDETIRVDTAEFDDLVAAAAAGDLRDARTVVGVLTYHVS, from the coding sequence ATGAGCGACGACGACTTGGCGTGGACGACCCGCGAGCGAGCGGTCGCGTACTCGTGTCCCGGGTTCGACGTGGTGCGCGAGGACGTGACCCTCCCCGACGGCACGCAGACCGACTTCGACTACCTGAGCGAACCGCCCGCGGTCGTGGTGCTGCCGTTCACCGACGACGGCGAGGTCGTCGTCATCGAGGAGTGGCGGCAGGCGGTCGACCGCGTGAACCGCGGGCTTCCCGCGGGCGGCACCGAACCCGAGGACGCGGCCGACCTGGCGGCGGCGGCGCGCCGCGAACTCCGCGAGGAGACCGGCTACGAGGCCGACTCGCTGGAACCGCTCACCACCGTCGAACCGGCGAACGGGTACGCGGACTCCGTCCACCACCACTTCGTCGCGCGCGGCTGCACGCCAACCGGGGAGCAAGACCTCGACCACGACGAGACCATCCGCGTGGACACCGCGGAGTTCGACGACCTCGTCGCGGCCGCGGCGGCGGGCGACCTCCGCGACGCGCGCACGGTCGTCGGCGTCCTCACCTACCACGTCTCCTGA
- a CDS encoding PQQ-binding-like beta-propeller repeat protein: MPATRRAFLGAAATAPAWSLPGTALHHDWTYRAPGLVYPPRVTENTLVTAVWGADSERAVGLDPGRGGERWAYPGSIGWQTRGVGERVVVQGVDRRALTGVDPASGAVAWTAAFGDPGETVVRETAVDPGAGTAYAVTDAGVVAVDIASGDRRWRVADATGYAAGTAEAVALETADGLVGVGVADGTERWRHGNVAWTTEHESLGRVVAGRRGRLVAWDVDTGAVAWWRDTGSPVGTIGDRVLLRTATGDGATELVAVGADGSVAWRYSVPDAAGASVTDDALLVFTGNESEGARTVTVVADGRARWQDAFEYSYGLVTASRGELRVPTADGVEARSLRDGLVRWRYETPGRGVYAVERDGRAYVGAEAADGESFELHAVSPPWSGFAAAARWGERNAGVLAALGGLGAVGAAAAGVRRWRDRRRVAGHVETVERTAEWTTARVESGRIRTEYRGVDETGFRAACEAWAAASDTEGVLALREWGFDPRPWVETVPYEATLADGAERERALRAVSRAADALARLDRPHGLLRPATVAVTGDRADVRDVGFGGLAAAAWPNRDDPYAPPEAEPTPAGDVYRLGALTHHALTGRPPENRGVDDSRVDRPVSDDLQAVVETALAADPDERYGTPRRFGEYLSWAAFAQETW; this comes from the coding sequence GTGCCCGCGACACGACGCGCGTTCCTCGGCGCGGCCGCCACCGCTCCCGCGTGGTCGCTCCCCGGAACCGCCCTCCATCACGACTGGACGTACCGCGCGCCCGGACTCGTCTACCCGCCGCGCGTCACCGAGAACACGCTCGTGACGGCCGTGTGGGGCGCGGACAGCGAGCGCGCCGTCGGCCTCGACCCCGGACGCGGCGGCGAGCGGTGGGCGTACCCGGGGTCAATCGGCTGGCAGACCCGCGGCGTGGGCGAGCGCGTCGTCGTGCAGGGCGTAGACCGGCGAGCGCTCACGGGCGTCGACCCGGCGAGCGGCGCGGTCGCGTGGACGGCGGCGTTCGGCGACCCGGGGGAGACGGTGGTTCGAGAGACCGCTGTCGACCCCGGGGCGGGAACCGCGTACGCGGTCACGGACGCGGGCGTGGTCGCGGTGGACATCGCGTCGGGCGACCGGCGGTGGCGGGTCGCGGACGCGACCGGGTACGCCGCGGGAACGGCTGAGGCGGTCGCGCTCGAAACGGCGGACGGCCTCGTCGGCGTCGGCGTCGCGGACGGCACCGAGCGCTGGCGTCACGGGAACGTCGCGTGGACGACCGAACACGAGTCGCTCGGGCGCGTCGTCGCAGGGCGACGCGGCCGCCTCGTCGCGTGGGACGTGGACACGGGCGCGGTCGCGTGGTGGCGGGACACCGGGTCGCCCGTCGGAACCATCGGCGACCGCGTGCTCCTCCGAACGGCGACCGGCGACGGGGCGACGGAACTCGTCGCGGTCGGCGCGGACGGGAGCGTCGCGTGGCGGTACAGCGTGCCGGACGCCGCGGGCGCGAGCGTCACCGACGACGCCCTCCTCGTGTTCACGGGGAACGAGAGTGAGGGAGCGCGGACGGTGACGGTGGTCGCGGACGGGCGGGCGCGCTGGCAGGACGCGTTCGAGTACAGCTACGGCCTCGTCACGGCCTCGCGGGGCGAACTCCGCGTGCCGACCGCGGACGGCGTGGAGGCGCGGTCGCTCCGGGACGGCCTGGTTCGCTGGCGGTACGAGACGCCGGGCCGGGGCGTGTACGCGGTGGAGCGCGACGGCCGCGCGTACGTCGGCGCGGAGGCGGCGGACGGCGAGTCGTTCGAACTGCACGCCGTCAGCCCGCCGTGGAGCGGGTTCGCGGCGGCGGCGCGCTGGGGCGAGCGGAACGCGGGCGTGCTCGCGGCGCTCGGCGGACTCGGCGCGGTCGGCGCGGCCGCCGCGGGCGTGCGGCGGTGGCGCGACCGACGGCGGGTCGCGGGTCACGTCGAGACCGTCGAGCGAACCGCCGAGTGGACGACCGCGCGCGTCGAGAGCGGACGGATTCGAACCGAATACCGGGGCGTGGACGAGACCGGGTTCCGGGCGGCGTGCGAGGCGTGGGCGGCCGCGAGCGACACCGAGGGCGTGCTCGCGCTCCGCGAGTGGGGGTTCGACCCGCGGCCGTGGGTGGAGACCGTTCCGTACGAAGCGACGCTCGCGGACGGAGCGGAGCGAGAGCGCGCGCTCCGCGCCGTGTCGCGCGCGGCGGACGCGCTGGCGCGGCTCGACCGCCCGCACGGCCTCCTGCGACCCGCGACGGTCGCGGTGACCGGCGACCGCGCGGACGTGCGGGACGTGGGGTTCGGCGGGCTCGCGGCGGCCGCGTGGCCGAACCGCGACGACCCGTACGCGCCGCCCGAAGCCGAACCGACGCCGGCGGGCGACGTGTACCGCCTCGGCGCGCTCACGCATCACGCGCTCACCGGCCGCCCGCCCGAGAACCGCGGGGTGGACGACAGCAGGGTCGACCGTCCGGTCTCCGACGACCTCCAGGCGGTCGTGGAGACCGCGCTCGCGGCCGACCCGGACGAGCGGTACGGGACGCCGCGGCGGTTCGGGGAGTACCTCTCGTGGGCGGCGTTCGCTCAGGAGACGTGGTAG